In Euphorbia lathyris chromosome 9, ddEupLath1.1, whole genome shotgun sequence, the following are encoded in one genomic region:
- the LOC136205238 gene encoding zinc finger BED domain-containing protein DAYSLEEPER-like isoform X2 encodes MSHLQQEKEFKVPAIPSAEDEANCKEGTGDSEDAHLEKIRRSLAVFMVVGGLPFEMVEGNYFIELMSLVNPKLELPSSLNLSKYCYQMYLDEKLKLQKFMETNCQSVCLTTDTWTSVQELTYLGITAHFIDEDWKLHRKILYFLGNPLCSGEEISTEIETCLLEWRINKVFTVTMDKASSNDNAIVHLKEKLIERGNGFLDCKYLQMKCIAEIINSVAVEALEDASLLVNRVRSAVRYVKFNPEKLKKFKKCVEDEKIESMDRLYLDVSDVWNTTYVMLCRAEKYEKAFDRYEKLDANFKLAIEDGPLSSVDWFVVRKLTVVLRPFYNIMVNISSSSNVTSNNFWVDISDLYATFLEWKNGNDLKLQNVANKMKLKLDEYLGGYEKMNKIVYIASILDPRSKLEVLEFAFGQIYGEEKGSVLFKDVKEALFEMFNEYKKMLQLQLKVVEKSNSASNEDIVYKNFFMVSYKKRKLDKKSELESYLDEPTQDDNDDFDILEWWKCNSGKFPVLACMARDILAIPKSTVRPDIAFNTGGGVIDEHRGEMEFEILQGLVCAQDWLRLGLPKSQMDIVKEHDEDEMYDEGLISEFGELGSSWGGGSDSD; translated from the exons ATGTCACATTTACAGCAAGAAAAAGAGTTCAAAGTTCCAGCAATTCCAAGTGCTGAAGATGAAGCCAACTGCAAAGAAG GAACAGGAGATAGTGAGGATGCTCATCTCGAAAAGATCAGAAGGAGTCTTGCAGTTTTCATGGTTGTCGGCGGACTTCCATTTGAAATGGTCGAAGGGAATTATTTTATCGAGTTAATGTCTCTAGTGAATCCTAAGCTTGAACTTCCATCCTCACTCAACCTTTCAAAATATTGCTACCAGATGTATTTGGATGAGAAGTTGAAATTGCAGAAATTCATGGAAACAAATTGTCAAAGTGTTTGTTTAACCACTGACACTTGGACTTCAGTGCAAGAGCTAACCTACTTGGGCATCACAGCTCACTTCATTGATGAAGATTGGAAGTTGCATAGAAAGATTTTGTACTTTCTCGGAAATCCTCTTTGTAGCGGTGAGGAAATCAGTACGGAAATCGAAACATGTTTGCTCGAGTGGCGTATTAACAAGGTGTTCACCGTTACAATGGACAAGGCGAGTTCAAACGACAATGCCATTGTCCACTTGAAAGAGAAGTTAATCGAGAGAGGAAACGGCTTTCTAGACTGCAAGTACCTTCAAATGAAGTGCATTGCTGAGATAATAAACTCAGTTGCTGTTGAAGCTTTAGAGGATGCGAGTTTACTAGTGAATCGGGTGAGGAGTGCAGTTAGATACGTTAAATTTAATCCCGAGAAGCTAAAGAAATTCAAGAAGTGCGTTGAGGATGAAAAAATTGAAAGCATGGATAGATTGTATTTAGATGTGAGCGATGTATGGAACACTACATATGTGATGTTGTGCAGAGCTGAAAAATACGAGAAGGCGTTCGATAGGTATGAGAAACTCGATGCGAATTTCAAACTCGCAATCGAGGATGGCCCGCTTAGCTCTGTGGATTGGTTCGTTGTTCGGAAATTGACTGTTGTTTTGAGACCATTTTATAACATTATGGTGAACATTTCTAGTTCTTCAAATGTTACATCCAATAACTTTTGGGTGGATATTAGTGATCTTTATGCAACATTTTTGGAGTGGAAAAATGGTAATGATTTGAAGTTGCAAAATGTTGctaataaaatgaaattgaagctTGATGAGTACTTGGGAGGCTATGAAAAGATGAACAAAATTGTTTACATTGCTTCAATTCTCGATCCTCGTTCGAAACTCGAGGTTTTGGAGTTTGCTTTCGGCCAAATTTATGGGGAAGAGAAAGGGAGTGTTCTGTTTAAAGATGTGAAGGAAGCATTATTTGAGATGTTTAATGAATACAAGAAGATGCTTCAACTTCAGCTTAAGGTTGTTGAGAAATCAAATTCAGCTTCAAATGAAGATATTGTTTATAAGAATTTCTTCATGGTTTCGTACAAGAAGCgaaaattagataaaaaatcGGAGCTCGAGTCATATCTAGATGAGCCAACACAAGATGATAACGATGATTTCGATATTTTAGAATGGTGGAAATGCAATTCCGGTAAATTTCCTGTACTTGCATGTATGGCTAGAGATATATTGGCTATTCCTAAGTCTACTGTGCGTCCGGACATAGCATTCAACACCGGTGGAGGCGTTATTGACGAGCATAGAGGTGAGATGGAGTTCGAAATATTACAAGGTTTGGTATGTGCTCAAGATTGGCTTCGATTGGGGCTTCCGAAAAGTCAAATGGATATTGTGAAAGAACATGATGAGGATGAAATGTATGATGAGG GATTGATTTCTGAATTTGGTGAACTTGGCTCAAGTTGGGGAGGAGGGAGTGACAGTGATTGA
- the LOC136205238 gene encoding zinc finger BED domain-containing protein DAYSLEEPER-like isoform X1, which produces MSHLQQEKEFKVPAIPSAEDEANCKEVSGTGDSEDAHLEKIRRSLAVFMVVGGLPFEMVEGNYFIELMSLVNPKLELPSSLNLSKYCYQMYLDEKLKLQKFMETNCQSVCLTTDTWTSVQELTYLGITAHFIDEDWKLHRKILYFLGNPLCSGEEISTEIETCLLEWRINKVFTVTMDKASSNDNAIVHLKEKLIERGNGFLDCKYLQMKCIAEIINSVAVEALEDASLLVNRVRSAVRYVKFNPEKLKKFKKCVEDEKIESMDRLYLDVSDVWNTTYVMLCRAEKYEKAFDRYEKLDANFKLAIEDGPLSSVDWFVVRKLTVVLRPFYNIMVNISSSSNVTSNNFWVDISDLYATFLEWKNGNDLKLQNVANKMKLKLDEYLGGYEKMNKIVYIASILDPRSKLEVLEFAFGQIYGEEKGSVLFKDVKEALFEMFNEYKKMLQLQLKVVEKSNSASNEDIVYKNFFMVSYKKRKLDKKSELESYLDEPTQDDNDDFDILEWWKCNSGKFPVLACMARDILAIPKSTVRPDIAFNTGGGVIDEHRGEMEFEILQGLVCAQDWLRLGLPKSQMDIVKEHDEDEMYDEGLISEFGELGSSWGGGSDSD; this is translated from the exons ATGTCACATTTACAGCAAGAAAAAGAGTTCAAAGTTCCAGCAATTCCAAGTGCTGAAGATGAAGCCAACTGCAAAGAAG TTTCAGGAACAGGAGATAGTGAGGATGCTCATCTCGAAAAGATCAGAAGGAGTCTTGCAGTTTTCATGGTTGTCGGCGGACTTCCATTTGAAATGGTCGAAGGGAATTATTTTATCGAGTTAATGTCTCTAGTGAATCCTAAGCTTGAACTTCCATCCTCACTCAACCTTTCAAAATATTGCTACCAGATGTATTTGGATGAGAAGTTGAAATTGCAGAAATTCATGGAAACAAATTGTCAAAGTGTTTGTTTAACCACTGACACTTGGACTTCAGTGCAAGAGCTAACCTACTTGGGCATCACAGCTCACTTCATTGATGAAGATTGGAAGTTGCATAGAAAGATTTTGTACTTTCTCGGAAATCCTCTTTGTAGCGGTGAGGAAATCAGTACGGAAATCGAAACATGTTTGCTCGAGTGGCGTATTAACAAGGTGTTCACCGTTACAATGGACAAGGCGAGTTCAAACGACAATGCCATTGTCCACTTGAAAGAGAAGTTAATCGAGAGAGGAAACGGCTTTCTAGACTGCAAGTACCTTCAAATGAAGTGCATTGCTGAGATAATAAACTCAGTTGCTGTTGAAGCTTTAGAGGATGCGAGTTTACTAGTGAATCGGGTGAGGAGTGCAGTTAGATACGTTAAATTTAATCCCGAGAAGCTAAAGAAATTCAAGAAGTGCGTTGAGGATGAAAAAATTGAAAGCATGGATAGATTGTATTTAGATGTGAGCGATGTATGGAACACTACATATGTGATGTTGTGCAGAGCTGAAAAATACGAGAAGGCGTTCGATAGGTATGAGAAACTCGATGCGAATTTCAAACTCGCAATCGAGGATGGCCCGCTTAGCTCTGTGGATTGGTTCGTTGTTCGGAAATTGACTGTTGTTTTGAGACCATTTTATAACATTATGGTGAACATTTCTAGTTCTTCAAATGTTACATCCAATAACTTTTGGGTGGATATTAGTGATCTTTATGCAACATTTTTGGAGTGGAAAAATGGTAATGATTTGAAGTTGCAAAATGTTGctaataaaatgaaattgaagctTGATGAGTACTTGGGAGGCTATGAAAAGATGAACAAAATTGTTTACATTGCTTCAATTCTCGATCCTCGTTCGAAACTCGAGGTTTTGGAGTTTGCTTTCGGCCAAATTTATGGGGAAGAGAAAGGGAGTGTTCTGTTTAAAGATGTGAAGGAAGCATTATTTGAGATGTTTAATGAATACAAGAAGATGCTTCAACTTCAGCTTAAGGTTGTTGAGAAATCAAATTCAGCTTCAAATGAAGATATTGTTTATAAGAATTTCTTCATGGTTTCGTACAAGAAGCgaaaattagataaaaaatcGGAGCTCGAGTCATATCTAGATGAGCCAACACAAGATGATAACGATGATTTCGATATTTTAGAATGGTGGAAATGCAATTCCGGTAAATTTCCTGTACTTGCATGTATGGCTAGAGATATATTGGCTATTCCTAAGTCTACTGTGCGTCCGGACATAGCATTCAACACCGGTGGAGGCGTTATTGACGAGCATAGAGGTGAGATGGAGTTCGAAATATTACAAGGTTTGGTATGTGCTCAAGATTGGCTTCGATTGGGGCTTCCGAAAAGTCAAATGGATATTGTGAAAGAACATGATGAGGATGAAATGTATGATGAGG GATTGATTTCTGAATTTGGTGAACTTGGCTCAAGTTGGGGAGGAGGGAGTGACAGTGATTGA